The Planococcus donghaensis genome contains a region encoding:
- a CDS encoding deoxyribonuclease IV — protein sequence MLLGSHVSMSGKKMLLAASEEAASYGASTFMIYTGAPQNTRRKPIEDLNIDAGLAHMAANNLTNIVVHAPYIINLGNTQKPETFQHGVEFLQKEIERTAALGSKQIVLHPGAHVGAGAEAGIAKIIEGLNEVLTQDYPVNIALETMAGKGTECGRSFEEIAAIINGVTHNERLSVCFDTCHTHDAGYNIKEDFNGVLEEFDRIVGIDRLQVLHINDSKNVRGAAKDRHENIGFGEIGFEALNGIVHHPDLMHVPKILETPYVGADAKNKKPPYAFEIEMFKAGVFSPGVIEELKSSL from the coding sequence ATGTTATTAGGATCTCACGTATCAATGAGCGGCAAAAAGATGCTGCTTGCAGCAAGCGAAGAAGCCGCTTCTTACGGAGCGTCGACTTTCATGATCTATACCGGTGCACCTCAAAACACGCGCCGCAAACCGATCGAAGACTTAAATATTGATGCTGGACTTGCACATATGGCAGCTAACAATTTAACGAATATTGTGGTTCATGCACCGTATATTATTAATTTAGGAAATACGCAAAAACCTGAAACTTTTCAGCACGGTGTTGAATTTCTACAAAAAGAAATTGAACGTACTGCAGCACTCGGTTCAAAGCAAATTGTTTTGCATCCAGGAGCCCACGTCGGTGCTGGGGCAGAAGCAGGGATTGCTAAAATTATTGAAGGATTAAATGAAGTTTTAACGCAAGATTATCCTGTGAATATTGCACTTGAGACGATGGCTGGTAAAGGTACAGAATGTGGCCGCAGTTTTGAGGAAATCGCCGCAATTATTAATGGCGTGACTCATAATGAACGTTTATCTGTATGCTTTGACACGTGTCACACGCATGATGCGGGGTATAACATCAAAGAAGATTTTAATGGGGTACTCGAAGAGTTCGACCGGATTGTTGGGATTGATCGTCTACAAGTATTGCACATCAATGACAGCAAAAATGTTCGCGGAGCGGCTAAAGACCGCCACGAAAATATCGGTTTTGGTGAAATCGGCTTTGAGGCGTTAAACGGCATTGTTCATCATCCAGATTTAATGCATGTACCAAAAATTCTCGAAACCCCGTATGTGGGAGCAGACGCTAAAAATAAAAAACCGCCATATGCATTTGAAATTGAAATGTTCAAAGCGGGTGTCTTTTCACCAGGAGTTATCGAAGAACTAAAATCTTCTTTATAA
- a CDS encoding 4-hydroxy-3-methylbut-2-enyl diphosphate reductase has translation MKVMKISPRGYCYGVVDAMVIAKNAAMDESLPRPIYILGMIVHNKHVTDAFEEDGIITLDGPNRLEILEKVESGTVIFTAHGVSPQVRELARRKGLVSIDATCPDVTVTHDLIREKTADGYQIVYIGKSGHPEPEGAIGVAPDMVHLVESVEDVNQLELDSEKIIVTNQTTMSQWDVVDMMERLKEKFPQSEVHKEICLATQVRQEAVAQQAGDTDLLLVIGDPMSNNSNRLAQVSQDIAGTPAYRISDLSELKLEWLEGVETVGITAGASTPTPIVKEVMKFLDLYDPADSSTHQLTRSVPLNKILPKIKHPKPSDRIEPYPVGE, from the coding sequence ATGAAAGTTATGAAAATATCGCCAAGAGGATATTGTTACGGAGTGGTCGATGCGATGGTTATCGCAAAAAATGCTGCGATGGACGAAAGTTTACCACGCCCCATTTATATACTAGGAATGATTGTCCATAATAAACACGTAACAGATGCTTTTGAAGAAGACGGCATTATTACATTGGATGGCCCAAACCGTCTTGAAATTTTGGAAAAAGTAGAGAGTGGTACGGTTATCTTTACTGCGCACGGTGTTTCTCCACAAGTTCGCGAATTAGCAAGACGTAAAGGTTTAGTATCGATTGATGCAACATGTCCTGACGTTACCGTTACTCATGACTTGATCCGTGAGAAAACGGCAGATGGCTACCAAATTGTCTATATCGGAAAAAGTGGACACCCTGAACCGGAAGGCGCAATTGGGGTCGCACCTGATATGGTTCATTTAGTAGAAAGTGTGGAAGACGTTAATCAATTAGAACTCGATTCCGAAAAAATTATTGTGACCAACCAAACAACCATGAGTCAATGGGACGTTGTGGACATGATGGAACGCTTGAAAGAAAAATTCCCTCAGTCTGAAGTTCATAAAGAAATTTGCTTGGCTACGCAAGTGCGTCAAGAAGCTGTCGCACAACAAGCAGGCGATACTGATTTATTGTTAGTTATTGGAGACCCAATGAGCAATAACTCAAATCGTTTAGCACAAGTGTCTCAAGACATTGCAGGTACTCCTGCATATCGCATTTCTGATTTGTCTGAGTTAAAGTTAGAATGGTTAGAAGGCGTTGAAACGGTAGGCATTACAGCAGGTGCCTCTACCCCAACACCAATCGTTAAAGAAGTGATGAAATTCTTGGACCTTTACGACCCAGCAGACTCAAGCACTCATCAGTTAACTCGTTCTGTACCACTCAATAAAATTTTACCAAAAATCAAACACCCGAAACCATCGGATCGCATTGAGCCTTATCCGGTAGGTGAATAA
- a CDS encoding DEAD/DEAH box helicase, with amino-acid sequence MTKFNEYPFKPFLLEAVEKLGFTEPTQIQKEMMPHILKGTSAIGQSHTGTGKTHSFIIPIVERIDVSKQEVQAVISAPTRELGTQIFNELQKLVVGSGIEVKSFIGGTDKQRSINKLKTQPHIVVGTPGRLRDLVKENALLVHTGKILVVDEADLAFDLGFIEEIDQVAGKMKDDLEMYVFSATIPEKLKPFLKKYMESPIHVKIGDKRPTADGLDFYLVPVRSKKKMDRLQDVMKVINPYLAIIFVNTRTNADYVADQLAKEGIRVGRVHGDLAPRERVKMMRQIRDLEYQYIVATDLAARGIDIQGVSHVINYELPEDLEFFIHRVGRTARAGMKGLAITLFKPEEDDAIVRIEKMGIPFQQKDIVKGEFVDLKERHSRTTRTRKVNEADAKAKTMVHKPKKVRPMYKKKMKWKMDEIKKMERRKNRKK; translated from the coding sequence ATGACAAAATTTAACGAATACCCATTCAAACCGTTTCTATTAGAAGCGGTAGAAAAACTTGGTTTTACGGAACCAACACAGATCCAAAAGGAAATGATGCCCCATATATTGAAAGGCACAAGTGCAATTGGACAATCCCATACAGGGACTGGAAAAACGCATAGTTTCATTATTCCCATTGTAGAACGTATTGACGTCAGCAAACAGGAAGTGCAGGCGGTAATTTCAGCACCGACACGTGAACTTGGAACGCAGATCTTCAATGAGTTGCAAAAACTAGTTGTTGGATCAGGCATTGAAGTAAAATCGTTTATCGGTGGTACGGACAAACAACGTTCGATTAACAAGTTGAAAACACAACCCCACATCGTCGTTGGAACCCCTGGTCGATTAAGAGACTTAGTAAAAGAAAACGCTTTGTTGGTTCACACAGGTAAAATTCTTGTAGTGGATGAAGCAGATTTAGCTTTCGATCTTGGCTTTATCGAAGAAATTGACCAAGTAGCTGGAAAAATGAAAGATGATCTAGAAATGTATGTCTTTTCAGCCACAATTCCTGAAAAACTAAAACCATTCTTGAAAAAATACATGGAGTCACCTATCCATGTGAAAATTGGCGACAAACGTCCTACTGCAGATGGTTTAGACTTTTACCTAGTGCCCGTAAGAAGCAAAAAGAAAATGGATCGCTTGCAAGATGTGATGAAAGTAATCAATCCTTATTTAGCGATTATTTTCGTCAACACTCGTACAAATGCGGATTATGTTGCAGATCAATTAGCGAAAGAAGGCATTCGTGTTGGACGTGTTCACGGCGATTTAGCCCCACGTGAACGCGTCAAAATGATGCGTCAAATTCGCGACTTGGAATATCAATACATTGTAGCGACAGATCTTGCAGCTCGAGGAATTGATATTCAAGGCGTTAGCCATGTCATCAACTATGAATTGCCGGAAGACCTGGAATTCTTTATCCACCGTGTAGGCCGTACAGCTCGCGCGGGCATGAAAGGATTAGCGATTACGCTATTCAAGCCAGAAGAAGACGATGCGATTGTTCGTATTGAGAAAATGGGCATTCCTTTCCAACAAAAAGATATTGTGAAAGGCGAATTTGTCGACTTGAAAGAGCGTCATAGCCGGACAACACGTACTAGAAAAGTGAACGAAGCAGACGCGAAAGCGAAAACAATGGTTCACAAACCGAAAAAAGTAAGACCAATGTACAAGAAGAAGATGAAGTGGAAAATGGACGAAATCAAAAAAATGGAACGACGCAAAAATCGTAAAAAATAA
- a CDS encoding FAD/NAD(P)-binding protein encodes MYKCVIIGGGVHGITMANYLIKLNKVTQDELLIIDPHDKPLANWQRCTNQISMPFLRSPIVHHLDLNPLSLEAFVKSNRNNENASFLGRLKRPSRLLFEEHCQCLIENIALKKCWKQGSVKAISQHEEGWQIELQSNQILYGQNVVLAIGNSEELNWPEWAIPLKKHPEAPVHHIFDINLPDLETMKPPFTVIGGGTTAVHLTLKLHSLFPNQVTLVKRHSFRIHDFDSDPGWLGPKKQTAFRKTKAYQKRREQIVNARNKGSIPRDLHIKLLHQKRRNNNIVLDGQVHEGKVENGMIHLYDDAKQLLQQSGTVLLATGFQSLLPGKSWLMPAIEENCLECAACGYPIVTTHLQWGPNLYVMGGLAELEVGPIARNISGARQAAECIAQAL; translated from the coding sequence ATGTATAAATGCGTAATTATTGGTGGCGGAGTTCACGGAATAACAATGGCAAACTATCTGATAAAGCTCAATAAAGTGACACAGGACGAGTTATTAATTATTGATCCTCATGATAAACCATTAGCCAATTGGCAACGCTGTACAAATCAAATTTCCATGCCTTTTTTGCGCTCTCCAATTGTTCATCACCTTGATCTTAATCCACTTAGTTTAGAAGCTTTTGTGAAATCCAATCGTAATAACGAAAATGCTTCTTTTCTGGGAAGGTTGAAACGACCTTCACGCTTGTTATTCGAAGAGCATTGCCAATGTCTTATCGAAAACATAGCTTTAAAAAAATGTTGGAAACAAGGTTCTGTTAAAGCAATCAGTCAGCATGAAGAGGGGTGGCAAATCGAACTGCAAAGCAATCAGATTTTATATGGACAAAATGTCGTGTTAGCTATCGGTAATAGTGAGGAACTGAATTGGCCAGAGTGGGCAATACCATTGAAAAAACATCCCGAAGCTCCAGTTCATCACATATTTGATATAAATCTTCCAGATCTTGAAACTATGAAGCCTCCTTTTACGGTCATCGGAGGTGGAACAACTGCTGTCCATTTGACCCTTAAATTACATAGCTTGTTTCCAAACCAAGTGACATTAGTTAAACGTCACTCATTCCGAATTCACGATTTCGACAGCGACCCGGGTTGGCTAGGTCCTAAAAAGCAAACAGCTTTTCGCAAGACGAAAGCTTATCAAAAACGACGAGAACAAATCGTTAATGCTCGAAATAAAGGATCAATTCCTCGCGATTTACACATCAAGCTGCTTCACCAAAAAAGACGAAACAACAATATCGTTTTGGATGGACAGGTTCACGAAGGAAAAGTGGAAAATGGAATGATACATCTTTACGACGACGCAAAACAATTACTTCAACAAAGTGGCACCGTCTTATTGGCGACGGGATTTCAATCACTACTGCCAGGGAAAAGCTGGTTAATGCCAGCCATTGAAGAAAATTGTTTGGAATGTGCAGCGTGTGGTTATCCAATTGTCACTACACATCTACAATGGGGACCCAACTTGTATGTGATGGGGGGCTTAGCAGAACTTGAGGTTGGACCAATTGCTAGGAATATCTCGGGAGCTCGCCAAGCAGCTGAATGTATTGCGCAGGCACTTTAG